The sequence below is a genomic window from Macrobrachium nipponense isolate FS-2020 chromosome 40, ASM1510439v2, whole genome shotgun sequence.
ACAATGGGGATGGTACCTGAGAGGATGTTCAACATAAGTTGCAGCGGGAGACAAAACAGCataacctggaggaggaggaggcagaaataGATCTGTCTTTGATGTATGTGGCCCAGATGTCATCACGACCGAAGGTGTTATGGTGGTGTAACATGTTGAGTGTACACCCTATGTGGTGGGGCCACATACCCAACTACAAATACAGTTGTCGTCCCCACTGTAGATCCATGTGTCACTGGGGTAGACAAAATGTCATTAGCCCCCAGTGCAAAGGAATACCTGGTAGTTCCAGCTTCAGCCATGCCTGCTGCAAATCCCCAACTGCGGAGGCCACcacacctgagggagcaaaagTCGGGTTAGTGGAAGAAGTCTCTCCCTGCCTCGAGGGGGAATGATCCCCTCTGAGCAAGCAGAGGCTCCTGAGTACAATTTCAAGTTGGCagccctaaccccccccccccccttctacgCTTAACGAATCGATTACAGAAGCAGAGGGAGAAATTCCCCCTGAAGTGGAAACAGCAAGTCAGGAAAGCTTGCGAAAAGGGAGAAGGGATGACGAAGGATTGACCACCAAAGGAGTCATTGGGGCCATATAACCCTCAGCTGAAGCCTTGGAAGCCATCCCAAGAGATTGCATCCTCCCCTCATACCTTCCCCACTGTTCTGCTGAGCAGGAGATGAAAGTATTGCAGGGATTTGATCTGTCACACTCACACCTCAGCACTTCGCACACAGGGTGAGAGGATCTACTTCCACTCGTGAGCGGAAGCTACCACTCTCTAACCAAACCCCATCCCACCAGGACAAATACACAAGAGAATGGGGGCCGCTTAGGCTTATGCGAGTCCTGGGTTTGCAAGTTGctataaaaaatcaaacaaaaatgcaCACACAACATTCACAAAACAAGGAAAGATCTCGCAAAAAGGAGTAGAAAAATCTCATTACGACAACAATGGGGCAGAGCCAAAGCATGTTTGTTCACCACAGCAGCCGAAAGCATTAACTGCTCAACTACCTTGTTAAATCTTCAACAGCCGAATTCCACCCTACGCGGaaggtaattcctaatgtaaagaccAAGGTTTTGTATAGTGTAGGAacaaatgtatatttatgaaatgtatgaaaTGTAACAATTTCTATGTAAAAACAATAGGTGTTCAACTACGTTAAAAACTGGTCATTTTCTCTCACAACCAGTAGTGCTGAAACAAGTTTAACTTCATAACACCATTTTTGAAAGTTCCTTCTCAAGGAAAGTACTGTAGATATCAGAAATATGGAATTCAAGAAAAGGTCCTaaaccaatttatttttttcaagtttaaataCAGCAGTTACTTATATGACACTGAGCATATGAAATATCCAGTcggaattaataaaataatgttcaAGTATAGATTAAACAAAGTTGTGGTACTGTTTATGTACTAATTTTATTACTCCATCTTTGATACAGATATGTTAACGAGACTTCTCTACTATTTGTGTTACAGGTATGGCCAATCATGTAATTCAGTGTCAACGTACAGATACCAAAAATAGGAGAGTATACAAAAACTGGTTTGTCATCGCTCTGTCAGGAGTGTCATGTGGTGGTAAAACTACCATTGCAGAGAAACTCCTAAAGGATGTTCCAGCAAGTAGGATTCATCTTAGTCAGGATGAATACATTCTTCCAAATGATTATAAAGGTCATTTGAAGGCCCCTGAACCTCTTACTGGATACAATAAGGATACACTTAACAGCATTGATATGAACAAAATGATGTCTGATATTAATTACATAATGTTGAATGATCCAGCAGATATTGAGGTAAGCAGTTCACTACATTCTCGTGACAGGAAGGAAGTTATTGGTTCAGCTGTAAAGTCGCCAAGACCACCATTTCATGGATTTTTAGGAGAAAACTCATTATCTCCAGTACTGATACTTGATGGCTTTCTTTTGTTAAATCATTCTGATATACCTCCACTATGTGATAAGATGTATTTTATAACTCTCACAAAAGAGGAATGTTGGGAAAGGCGCAAAAGACGTACCTTTGTGTCGCCCGGCATGGATGCTGAAAGTTACTTTGAATTTTGTATGTGGCCAAAATATTTAGAACACTTCCAGGAAATGTGCAGTCTTGTTAAGAATATAGATTTCATTGATGGGTCTGACCCTTTGGAAGATACTTACAAACATATTTTCAAAGACATATTGGGTAGTTTAgtttgaactattattttttttcatcagcaGCACATTCCATTAACTGAATAGACAATATTTTCTATAGTtgaagttttttatataaaaaattttcattaaaaatttttttttttacaaaattcaagtgtatattatgttaaaaaaaaatttaaaaacacattgGGTTAATTCTGTAATTTCCTAATCCTTCATGGTGTAAATAAATACAGAATGTTGAATTGGCAACCCACTTGTCCAAAGCCTTGGGAGTTTTTCAACTACCCCAAAAGTATTGAACGTGCAAGTCTGGTGTAAAATGACTTTTCTTCTCTACCAGATCATAACCTAAGGTTTAACTATATTGCTGACAAAAAGTTGTCTGGGAGAGGGATATTTTGGTTGTAATGTGGTAGTTATTGCAGGTGTATctaattttaaaactgaaaatatcacTATCTTAGTCTTGTTAGTGTTACAACCTAAGTTTCTCTACATTAAGTGATCATTTTCCTATCAAGTGTCCAGATGTTTTTCTGCTCTACTACAGTCAATTTGGCCAGTTGCAAATATGCATAAATTGGGAGCATTTGTAAAATTGCACTTAAGGTCAAGTTCTGTGAAGAACTCTTACACACTTCTTCAGTGTTTTAGTCAGTATACATGTTCTTTACATTAACAagcattattatttcaattttgttttcatcCAAGAGCATGTGGAGGGAATAGCAAAGTACTGTAAATTATGCAGCAAAACAATATTACTAGGCTATAAAGGAGTTAAGTAAAATGCATTCTTCCTAAAAGGTTACATATATTGAGGAACATAAATACGTTTGTATACATAACTGTGGTGTATGTGCCTATAATAAGAAATGCCAAATATGTCTACAACACCAATGCTTTAAGCTTTAGGGTCCCAAGTGTACAAAAAGCTAGGGTACAAACATTATCTCATACACTCAAGGGTCTAGAGCAAGACTTCCAGGATTCCTCTAGCCATCACTAGCAATTaagagcaatttttatttttacaatttggaCTATGCGCAAGGCTACAAAGTTCATTGTATTAATGGCTTACTTctatttagcacttcttacaaaacTGGTTTGTTTTGGTATCACAGCACATTAAGACCGAAAATACTGTGCAAgctccttttttttgtataaaattcttCTTTACAAAGACCATATAATTCACTATCAGCACTTCCAAAACTTTCTTTCAAAAGTCCTTGTGCCTTACTTGGAATTTTGATTATACGGCACCAGGTCCTCTATAATTTTGGTGTCGTATATGTCTTGGGGTCTTACAAACTGCCAAGCATAGTCTACATGAGGTCCTTGTATGAATGAATTTCTCGAGTCGTGGACACCTCAAAAGGTTACTCTGACCCAATTCACAGTTGTGCTTGGTCTTCCTGACTTCGGTAACATGTTTTCTACTTCTACTTCAGAcctattttcaaaatgattttcagCCCTACAATTCAGTTTCATCAATGCTTGTACAGGGTAGAAGAGATGACTATTTCCAATAACAGTTCCAAGCCAGGTGGTGTTTCAGGTCAAAAACCTCAGATAGGTTATGGACTTGGCCATGAGCATCCTATCACAAAAAGCGGTGGGAGTCTGTCTTCCCTCTGGTATCAAAGAGAACCTATAGATTgagtattttcattattacaaaataactTCCTGTGTAAAAACTATCAAAATGTTCTAGATGCCTTATTAAAATCTAGGAATGTACAAACTAATAGTACAATAAgtgtttaaaaaagaagaaataaaaatttcattgtcATGGAACATTACAGGTATAGCTAACTCATTTCCCATGATAATACTGTTATTAAAACTCATTCAACTCAGAATAATCCTAAAAGCTATCTTCATGCCACACAGAAAATTTGACTACCAGTTCAAACCTTCAACTTGTCTGGCAATATCTAAGGTTTATACAGTTCTGTATATAAATCTGGTCATGTTCATATAAGAAAATGAGCAGTTTGGTTAAAACTACTAAAACATCTGCTGAGACCAAAAAAATCTACAAATGAGTGGCTGGTAACAGTTCAAACAGCAAGGTAAAGGTGGTCTCAGTAAAGctaatttttattaattgctgCTCAATTCAACTGAACAACTGCAAATGACACACCCTTCCATTTAGTCTTATGTCCTTTACTGTTTGAACTCTCCCATACATGAAGGTAAGAACGAGCTCCTTTCTGATAGTGGCCATCGAAATGTTAACGACTATGTCGGCACAGGGAGGTGCTGTGTTCCACGCTAACAAGATCTATACAAAGTGTATCAAGCAAAAAAGCTTTCAAACAACATTTAtcacatatattacaaatagatttGGTTCGACTGCGCATTCAACAACGTACTTAAGTTTAATATCTctactttttctcttcttctttttctttttcttctgtcttgttgtctttcttgttttctttttctccttccttctcATCCTTTTGAGCCTTCTCTTTTTCAGAATcatccttttctttttcatccttCTTGTCTTCCTCAGTCTTTTCAGTCTTCtcagttttttcctctttttcttcagcAGGTTCTTCCTCCTTGGGTGGTGGTTTTGGTAGATGAGAATTCAAGTCAAGATTGGAGCACATTTCATCCCAATCTGGGAAAGCACGCTCTTTCACCCTGTTGCAGAACTCAACAAGGTTGTTGCAGTTTTCACTCATCCAATCACGCAGTGAATAACTAACTTCTTTGTCCATGAACGCAACTTGAGCGAGGTTAGCAAATGCAACCACATCCAACTgcaaaaaattaatcaataaaaaggttaacaattaaagcattaataccatgcatttttttttttggcagcaaAGTTGTTCTAAAGCTTCTAGTAAACAAAAATCACCTTTGAATACACACCTCATAATGAGACACTTTCCTGTTttggttacaaataaaaatactacATGAACTATTAAGTCATAGataaaattttcaatattcaaaACTGATCTACCTACATCATCAACAATGTAATAATGAAGTACTTATGTAGCATTGTTAAGCTATGGACATTTAAAAAATGTCATTGATAAGAAATGCTGGTAcaaaaaactagaaaaacttttggttacaaataaaaatactacATGAACTATTAAGTCATATAGAGataaaattttcaatattcaaaACTGATCTACCTACATCATCAACTATGTAATAATGAAGT
It includes:
- the LOC135212095 gene encoding nicotinamide riboside kinase 1-like, which codes for MANHVIQCQRTDTKNRRVYKNWFVIALSGVSCGGKTTIAEKLLKDVPASRIHLSQDEYILPNDYKGHLKAPEPLTGYNKDTLNSIDMNKMMSDINYIMLNDPADIEVSSSLHSRDRKEVIGSAVKSPRPPFHGFLGENSLSPVLILDGFLLLNHSDIPPLCDKMYFITLTKEECWERRKRRTFVSPGMDAESYFEFCMWPKYLEHFQEMCSLVKNIDFIDGSDPLEDTYKHIFKDILGSLV